In one Campylobacter insulaenigrae NCTC 12927 genomic region, the following are encoded:
- a CDS encoding methyl-accepting chemotaxis protein, with product MQNVSSKTSEVIAQSEEIKNVTSIIGDIADQINLLALNAAIEAARAGEHGRGFAVVADEVRNLAERTQKSLGEIEANTNILVQSINEMGESIKEQTTGITQINDAVAQIDHVTQENLKIAKDSSVISENVNQIAHDILEDAGKKKF from the coding sequence ATGCAAAATGTTTCATCTAAAACTAGTGAAGTAATAGCTCAAAGTGAAGAGATTAAAAATGTTACTTCTATCATAGGAGATATTGCTGATCAAATCAATCTATTAGCATTAAATGCTGCAATAGAAGCAGCTCGTGCTGGAGAACATGGACGTGGATTTGCTGTTGTTGCAGATGAAGTTAGAAATCTAGCTGAAAGAACTCAAAAGTCTTTAGGTGAAATTGAAGCTAATACTAATATCTTAGTTCAATCTATTAATGAAATGGGTGAAAGTATTAAAGAACAAACTACAGGTATTACTCAAATTAATGATGCTGTAGCTCAAATTGATCATGTAACTCAAGAGAATTTAAAAATAGCTAAAGATAGTTCAGTTATATCAGAGAATGTAAATCAAATAGCTCATGATATCTTAGAAGATGCAGGGAAGAAGAAGTTTTAA
- the rsmG gene encoding 16S rRNA (guanine(527)-N(7))-methyltransferase RsmG: MYFKKVKFLNLQDHDIFFEKIEKYKKLLKKFNAVHNLTHFENIDENIIDSIKILDFYDLNFAKNIIDVGSGAGFPAVFLACLLNNSNFFLFEPNFKKSSFLRVVKTELELTNMNIIKEKIQNYPKFRVDAISSRALMDVKSLISICKGFYDEKTIFLLYKGSHIYEELKQMENYSIFNNGFRNYCILQSKE; this comes from the coding sequence ATATATTTTAAAAAGGTAAAGTTTTTAAATTTACAAGATCATGATATTTTTTTTGAAAAAATTGAAAAATATAAGAAGCTATTGAAGAAATTTAATGCAGTGCATAATCTTACTCATTTTGAAAATATAGATGAAAATATCATAGATAGTATTAAAATTTTAGATTTTTATGACTTAAATTTTGCAAAAAATATTATAGATGTGGGAAGTGGTGCAGGATTTCCGGCAGTATTTTTAGCATGCTTATTAAATAATAGTAATTTTTTCTTATTTGAGCCAAATTTTAAAAAATCTTCATTTTTAAGAGTTGTTAAAACAGAGCTTGAGTTAACAAATATGAATATCATTAAAGAAAAAATACAAAATTATCCCAAATTTAGAGTTGATGCTATAAGCTCACGGGCTTTGATGGATGTTAAATCTTTAATAAGTATTTGTAAAGGTTTTTATGATGAAAAAACTATATTTTTACTTTATAAAGGAAGTCATATTTATGAGGAATTAAAACAAATGGAAAATTATAGTATTTTCAATAATGGTTTTAGAAATTATTGTATCTTACAATCAAAGGAGTGA
- the ribA gene encoding GTP cyclohydrolase II, giving the protein MDIQISNIAKLPTRFGEFNIQSFKEKDKDHICIFKGTFDKEVNIRIHSECLTGDAFGSLKCDCGEQLEFSLKYIQEYGGMVIYLRQEGRGIGLFNKINAYALQDQGFNTIEANHQLGFQADERTYDIVEFILNHYQISKINLLTNNPHKLASLKNKINARIPILIESNRFNKEYLEIKHVQMGHLN; this is encoded by the coding sequence ATGGATATCCAAATTTCTAATATAGCTAAACTTCCTACGCGTTTTGGAGAATTCAATATTCAGAGTTTTAAAGAAAAAGATAAAGATCATATTTGTATTTTTAAAGGAACATTCGACAAAGAAGTCAATATTAGAATTCATTCAGAATGCCTTACAGGTGATGCTTTTGGGAGTTTAAAATGTGATTGTGGTGAGCAGCTTGAGTTTTCTTTAAAATATATTCAAGAATATGGTGGAATGGTTATTTATTTAAGGCAAGAAGGTAGAGGAATAGGGCTTTTTAATAAAATTAATGCTTATGCTTTGCAAGATCAAGGATTTAATACAATAGAAGCAAATCACCAGCTGGGTTTTCAGGCAGATGAAAGAACTTACGATATAGTTGAGTTCATATTAAATCATTATCAAATTTCAAAAATAAATTTGCTAACGAATAATCCACATAAGCTTGCTTCTTTGAAAAATAAAATCAATGCGAGAATTCCAATACTTATTGAGTCAAATCGTTTTAATAAAGAATATTTAGAAATTAAACATGTACAAATGGGACATTTAAATTGA
- the hemB gene encoding porphobilinogen synthase produces the protein MFKRFRRLRLNENLRALVKENTLNLDDLIYPLFVVEGKNIKKEINSMPDIFQMSIDEILKECQELISLGIKAIILFGVIEDDKKDSCGSDALNDDGLIARSLREIKAKFPNLILITDLCFCEYTDHGHCGIINPKTKSVDNDLTLEISAKQALIHAKNGADMIAPSGMMDGIVQILRKTLDENGFENLPIMAYSTKFASAYYGPFREVAKSTPSYGDRKSYQMDFANGKEALNESLEDEKQGADILMVKPALAYLDVVKDLSNHSKLPICVYNVSGEYALLKAGQKSGVIDYEKVVYETMLAFKRAGAKLIITYHAKEIAKFLTQKGNN, from the coding sequence ATGTTTAAACGCTTTAGAAGATTAAGACTTAATGAAAACCTAAGAGCTTTAGTAAAGGAAAATACATTAAATTTAGATGATTTAATTTATCCACTTTTTGTTGTTGAAGGAAAAAATATAAAAAAAGAAATTAATTCTATGCCAGATATTTTTCAAATGAGTATAGATGAAATTTTAAAAGAATGTCAAGAATTAATCTCACTCGGCATTAAAGCTATTATTTTATTTGGCGTTATAGAAGATGATAAAAAAGATAGTTGTGGGAGCGATGCTTTAAATGATGATGGATTAATAGCTAGAAGTTTAAGAGAAATCAAAGCTAAATTTCCAAATTTAATTCTAATAACCGATCTTTGTTTTTGCGAATACACAGATCATGGACATTGTGGAATTATAAATCCTAAAACAAAAAGCGTTGATAATGACCTTACTCTAGAAATTTCAGCCAAACAAGCTTTAATTCATGCAAAAAATGGTGCTGATATGATAGCACCAAGTGGAATGATGGATGGTATTGTCCAAATTCTAAGAAAAACATTAGATGAGAATGGATTCGAAAACTTACCAATTATGGCTTATTCTACTAAATTTGCTTCAGCATATTATGGACCTTTTAGAGAAGTAGCAAAATCAACTCCAAGTTACGGGGATAGAAAAAGCTATCAAATGGATTTTGCCAATGGTAAAGAAGCATTAAATGAAAGTTTAGAAGATGAAAAACAAGGAGCTGATATTTTGATGGTTAAGCCAGCTCTTGCTTATTTGGATGTAGTCAAAGATTTATCAAATCATTCTAAACTCCCAATTTGCGTATATAATGTTAGTGGAGAATATGCACTCTTAAAAGCTGGTCAAAAATCTGGAGTGATTGATTATGAAAAAGTAGTTTATGAAACTATGCTAGCTTTCAAAAGAGCAGGAGCTAAGCTTATCATAACTTATCATGCAAAAGAAATTGCTAAATTTCTTACTCAAAAAGGAAACAATTGA
- a CDS encoding DUF2603 domain-containing protein — MNNLTKKKSQKIIDDLLKQLGMEEQNRTVFHLKNINEKEKQIILDAKCKEVLEPWFIIDENDEVKTMFSIKTLIDFFQKAKEIQRHNFELRLEKAIYQQIPIDFHDVWIVAMDEIQKQINNGTKEANIDLEQLITNIHIKHPNLFFNMKEMAQKVQNNERL; from the coding sequence TTGAACAATCTTACTAAAAAAAAATCTCAAAAAATTATAGACGATTTATTAAAACAACTTGGCATGGAAGAACAAAACCGTACAGTCTTTCATCTAAAAAATATTAATGAAAAAGAAAAACAAATCATTCTTGATGCAAAATGCAAAGAGGTACTTGAACCATGGTTTATCATAGATGAAAATGATGAAGTTAAAACAATGTTTTCTATTAAAACTTTAATAGATTTTTTTCAAAAGGCCAAAGAAATTCAAAGACATAATTTTGAATTAAGACTCGAAAAAGCAATTTATCAGCAAATTCCTATAGATTTTCATGATGTATGGATTGTAGCAATGGATGAAATTCAAAAACAAATTAACAATGGCACCAAAGAAGCTAATATAGACTTAGAGCAATTAATTACAAATATACATATTAAACACCCTAATCTATTTTTTAATATGAAAGAAATGGCACAAAAGGTTCAAAATAATGAAAGATTATAA
- the hemN gene encoding oxygen-independent coproporphyrinogen III oxidase codes for MKDYKNFTKYSKAGPRYTSYPTAVEFNNNFNYNDYIQILKKQQASLSLYFHLPFCRSACYFCGCNVIYTAKEENKERYLTYLFKELDLLASIINTKRIVEQMHFGGGTPTFFSAKQLEKLILKIKDIFPQFSQDSEVSCEIDPRFLNEEQADVLINNGFNRISFGVQDFDTKVQKEIHRIQPFDITKNAVDMVRSKGIKSVNMDLIYGLPYQSIESFKQTLEKALLINPDRLAIFNYAHVPWLKKNMRKFDESTLPTPNVKLQILEYCEKFLTQNGYKMIGMDHFAKPQDELFKALENGTLHRNFQGYTTKGGTDLLGIGLTSIGEGKRHYMQNFKDMLKYEKAIDEGKLPCEKGIMLDDDDVLRKAVIMELMSNFALNIDKIEQEFKVDFFEYFKDELKQLEELKQFLDINSKFIKVNETGVLLIRNIAMCFDKYLKQISEDKKVFSKTV; via the coding sequence ATGAAAGATTATAAAAATTTTACTAAATATTCTAAAGCTGGACCAAGATATACTTCATATCCTACTGCAGTTGAATTTAATAACAATTTTAATTACAACGACTATATACAGATTTTAAAAAAACAACAAGCTTCTTTGTCTTTATATTTCCACTTACCTTTTTGCAGAAGTGCCTGTTATTTTTGTGGCTGCAATGTTATTTATACTGCAAAAGAAGAAAACAAAGAGAGATATTTAACTTATCTTTTTAAAGAGTTAGACTTGTTAGCTAGCATTATCAACACTAAACGAATAGTAGAGCAAATGCACTTTGGAGGAGGAACTCCTACTTTTTTTTCTGCAAAACAACTTGAAAAATTAATTTTAAAAATCAAAGATATTTTTCCACAATTTAGTCAAGATAGTGAAGTAAGTTGCGAAATAGATCCTAGATTTTTAAATGAAGAGCAAGCTGATGTTTTAATTAATAATGGATTTAATCGTATTAGTTTTGGTGTACAAGATTTTGATACAAAAGTACAGAAAGAAATTCATAGAATTCAGCCATTTGATATCACAAAAAACGCAGTAGATATGGTCAGGAGCAAAGGTATAAAATCTGTAAATATGGATTTAATTTATGGGCTTCCATATCAAAGTATTGAAAGTTTCAAACAAACCTTAGAAAAAGCACTTTTAATTAATCCTGATAGACTAGCAATTTTTAATTATGCGCATGTACCTTGGCTTAAAAAAAACATGAGAAAATTTGATGAAAGTACTTTACCAACCCCTAATGTAAAACTTCAAATTTTAGAATATTGTGAAAAATTTTTAACTCAAAATGGATATAAAATGATTGGAATGGATCATTTTGCAAAACCACAAGATGAACTTTTTAAGGCATTAGAAAATGGTACTTTACATAGGAATTTTCAAGGCTATACAACCAAGGGTGGCACTGACTTGCTAGGTATTGGCTTAACTAGTATTGGTGAAGGTAAAAGACATTATATGCAAAATTTTAAAGATATGCTAAAGTATGAAAAAGCTATTGATGAGGGAAAACTGCCTTGCGAAAAAGGCATTATGCTTGATGATGATGATGTTTTAAGAAAAGCAGTGATCATGGAACTTATGAGTAATTTTGCATTAAATATAGACAAAATTGAACAAGAATTTAAAGTTGATTTTTTTGAGTATTTTAAAGATGAATTAAAACAATTAGAAGAATTAAAACAATTTTTAGATATAAATTCAAAATTTATCAAGGTAAACGAAACAGGAGTTTTACTTATAAGGAATATCGCAATGTGCTTTGATAAATATTTAAAACAAATTAGCGAAGATAAAAAAGTTTTTTCTAAAACGGTTTAA
- a CDS encoding (Fe-S)-binding protein: MNISEISNACVKCGKCIPICTIHEINRDETTSPRGFLDLINAYENQELNLDKDLKKIFESCFLCTNCVEVCPSNLKVDSAIEKVRYDIAEKFGIAWYKKIIFFLLRKRSILNLLAKFGYVFQSCAFKLQDVNLGMKAKFNLPLIKKDRLLPSLTKKSFLNANGDFIDNNGDKNIGIFIGCLANYSYTDTGFALLKICKHLKINVDLLKQQKCCGAPHYFTGDFKSVEKLAKKNIIYFEEKLKKLDYIIVPEATCSAMLNIDYEHFFHMNNDTEWAKRAKMVSSKILLATKYLYDHTNLEEILKNSKKFDFSITYHDPCHAKKMQGVFKEPRTLLRNNYIFKELPNANECCGFGGISMQMENYNNALKVGIKKANNIKHTKVQVVSAECSACRMQISNSLEHEKINTKFLHPLELIAKTLEENYS; encoded by the coding sequence CTGAATATATCTGAAATTTCAAACGCCTGTGTAAAATGTGGCAAATGCATTCCTATCTGTACAATACATGAAATCAATCGCGATGAAACTACTTCTCCAAGAGGATTTTTGGATTTAATTAACGCATATGAGAATCAAGAATTAAATTTAGACAAAGATCTTAAAAAAATTTTTGAATCATGTTTTTTATGCACTAACTGTGTTGAAGTTTGTCCAAGTAATTTAAAAGTAGATAGTGCAATAGAAAAAGTTCGTTACGATATAGCGGAAAAATTTGGTATTGCATGGTATAAAAAAATCATATTCTTTCTCTTAAGAAAAAGAAGTATTTTAAATCTATTGGCAAAATTTGGTTATGTCTTTCAAAGTTGTGCTTTTAAATTACAAGATGTTAATTTGGGTATGAAAGCTAAATTTAATCTTCCATTAATTAAAAAAGATCGTTTGCTGCCCTCTCTAACTAAAAAAAGTTTTTTAAATGCTAATGGTGATTTTATAGATAATAATGGGGATAAAAATATAGGTATTTTCATAGGATGTTTGGCTAATTATTCTTATACAGATACAGGATTTGCTTTACTTAAAATTTGTAAGCATCTAAAAATTAATGTTGATTTGTTAAAACAACAAAAATGCTGCGGGGCTCCTCATTATTTTACCGGAGATTTTAAAAGTGTTGAAAAATTAGCTAAAAAAAACATAATCTATTTTGAAGAAAAACTAAAAAAACTAGATTATATTATTGTTCCTGAAGCTACTTGTTCTGCTATGCTGAATATTGATTATGAACATTTTTTTCATATGAATAATGATACAGAGTGGGCTAAAAGAGCGAAAATGGTATCTTCTAAAATTTTATTAGCTACAAAATATCTTTATGATCATACCAATCTAGAAGAAATTTTAAAAAATAGTAAAAAATTTGATTTTAGTATTACCTATCATGATCCTTGCCATGCTAAAAAAATGCAAGGAGTTTTTAAAGAACCAAGGACTTTGCTTAGAAATAATTATATTTTTAAAGAATTACCTAACGCAAATGAATGCTGCGGTTTTGGTGGTATTAGTATGCAAATGGAAAATTATAATAATGCATTAAAAGTTGGCATAAAAAAAGCAAATAATATTAAACATACAAAAGTTCAAGTGGTAAGTGCGGAATGCTCTGCTTGCAGGATGCAAATTTCAAACTCACTCGAACATGAAAAAATTAATACTAAATTTTTACACCCTTTAGAATTAATAGCTAAAACATTAGAAGAAAATTATTCTTGA
- a CDS encoding alanine racemase has product MAYIKLDRKAYEFNLDLIASKIRSYEKIICVFKDNAYGHGAKDLAPIARAKGVNFIAVKNEYEATQLQDIFDNILILSHIPNFNENDKFIYALNDKRDIKKIKTNTKIHLVVDTNMHRNGISFYEIEEVLNQIKNHQLKLCGVMMHFAGSDEFDGSYYVQKQNFKFVKEKVKKILGEESKKIIFHSHNSEALFRSSKLDDDEYCRVGLVQFGYAYFNQNLRKVLSLWANKISQRTLQPYQSLGYGGAYVAKNTINIATYDLGYGDGLFRYNGKKDLILPNGKKILGKMSMDNFSCEDCGDEICVIKDANEMARFFNTINYEILVKLSPFLERIVV; this is encoded by the coding sequence ATGGCATATATAAAATTAGATCGTAAAGCCTATGAGTTTAATTTAGATCTAATTGCTTCTAAAATTCGATCTTATGAAAAAATAATATGTGTTTTTAAAGATAATGCCTATGGACATGGAGCTAAAGATTTAGCTCCTATTGCAAGAGCTAAGGGCGTAAATTTCATTGCAGTTAAAAACGAGTATGAAGCAACACAACTACAAGATATTTTTGACAATATTTTAATCTTATCTCATATTCCCAATTTTAATGAAAATGATAAATTTATTTATGCGTTAAATGATAAAAGAGATATTAAAAAAATAAAAACTAATACTAAAATACATTTGGTAGTTGATACAAATATGCATAGAAACGGTATTTCATTTTATGAGATAGAAGAAGTTTTAAATCAAATAAAAAATCATCAGTTAAAATTGTGTGGTGTTATGATGCATTTTGCAGGAAGCGATGAATTTGATGGAAGCTATTATGTGCAAAAGCAAAATTTTAAATTTGTAAAAGAAAAAGTAAAAAAAATACTTGGTGAAGAGTCTAAAAAAATTATTTTTCATTCTCATAATTCTGAAGCATTGTTTAGGTCAAGTAAATTAGATGATGATGAATATTGTAGAGTAGGTCTTGTACAATTTGGATATGCTTATTTTAATCAAAATTTGCGTAAAGTATTAAGTTTATGGGCAAATAAAATCAGCCAAAGGACTTTGCAACCATATCAAAGTTTAGGTTATGGTGGGGCTTATGTTGCCAAGAATACTATAAACATTGCAACTTATGATTTAGGATATGGAGATGGTTTGTTTCGTTATAATGGTAAAAAAGATTTAATTTTACCAAATGGAAAAAAAATACTTGGCAAAATGTCTATGGACAATTTTTCTTGCGAAGACTGTGGTGATGAAATTTGTGTAATAAAAGATGCTAATGAAATGGCGCGATTTTTTAATACGATTAATTATGAAATTTTAGTTAAACTTTCACCATTTTTAGAAAGAATTGTAGTTTAA
- a CDS encoding copper chaperone PCu(A)C: MKKILALCAFSSFIFANNIVVNDPYVRQTPPNVKSTAFFLELTNKSNNDIALIKAESSLSDTTEIHDHVMDNGKKMMMQIPQITIKANSSTTLKPGGKHIMVLNLNQNITEDTKADLTLYFDDNSTIVIKDIHSKNIMK; this comes from the coding sequence ATGAAAAAAATTTTAGCTCTTTGTGCTTTTAGCTCATTTATTTTCGCAAATAATATTGTCGTAAATGATCCTTATGTAAGACAAACTCCGCCAAATGTAAAATCAACAGCATTTTTTTTAGAACTTACAAACAAATCAAATAATGACATTGCACTCATAAAAGCTGAAAGTTCACTAAGTGATACAACCGAAATTCACGATCATGTTATGGATAATGGCAAAAAAATGATGATGCAAATTCCACAAATAACTATAAAAGCAAATTCTAGCACCACTTTAAAACCAGGTGGAAAACATATTATGGTATTAAATCTTAATCAAAATATTACCGAGGACACAAAAGCCGATTTAACTTTATATTTTGATGATAATAGCACTATTGTGATAAAAGACATTCATTCAAAAAATATTATGAAATAA
- a CDS encoding cytochrome oxidase biogenesis protein, Sco1/SenC/PrrC family, which produces MKKFSFVLVCIVAIGFIFISMEYFKNNKYDFSLNSEKGMLSLKDFAGKKLVIYFGYTYCPDICPTELALIGKILKKLDIKNQTHLLFISLDPSRDNNLTQSNQWVQYFYPNSTALIAQDEKTLKQITQNYGVIYQKIPLKDSAMKYSIAHSGEFYLIDEKGKFFKTINDISYENFYNEIKQFLDN; this is translated from the coding sequence ATGAAAAAATTTTCTTTTGTTTTAGTCTGTATAGTAGCAATTGGATTTATTTTTATTTCAATGGAATATTTTAAAAACAACAAATATGACTTTTCTTTAAATTCTGAAAAAGGAATGTTAAGCTTAAAAGACTTCGCAGGAAAAAAATTAGTTATATATTTTGGCTATACATATTGTCCCGATATATGTCCCACGGAGTTAGCTTTAATTGGAAAAATTTTAAAAAAATTAGATATTAAAAATCAAACACATCTTTTATTTATATCTTTAGATCCAAGTAGAGATAATAATTTAACTCAATCTAATCAATGGGTGCAATATTTTTATCCAAATTCTACCGCTTTGATTGCACAAGATGAAAAAACACTTAAACAAATTACACAAAATTATGGTGTAATTTATCAAAAAATTCCTTTAAAAGATTCTGCCATGAAGTATTCTATAGCTCATAGTGGAGAATTTTATCTTATAGATGAAAAAGGAAAATTCTTCAAGACAATTAATGACATTAGCTATGAAAATTTCTACAATGAAATTAAACAATTTTTAGATAATTAA
- a CDS encoding ABC transporter permease: protein MKSIPRYLLFKYLRFDKDQPFITLSKILAFLGVSIGLCVLLVAMAIMNGFDKEFERKLFTMNYPISILPRFGTNVDEKLLQELRLKFPNLIFSPYISTQVIARNDFKLEGGVLFGVNFEDEKKINEIINTALENKDIQDFEILIGNGLKNEFNLAFDDKLTLIFSNLNANGLSLIPQIKRFDVKASFSSGLLAYDKAYMYTDIKSLAKILSYPQGSYDGLHVYSKNPFKDVKLIEEFVGAKYISVGWWEQNGNFFAALALEKRALFIVLMLIILVASLNIVSSLLMIVMNRRNEIALLLSLGVSKIEIKKTFFSLGFLIGGSGIVVGMILAAIVLYVLGNFDIISLPSDVYGMSKLPLELSIVDFLATILGAIIIIVLSSYYPAKKATQVNILDTLRNE, encoded by the coding sequence ATGAAAAGTATTCCTAGATATTTATTATTTAAATATTTGCGTTTTGATAAAGATCAACCATTTATAACATTATCTAAAATTTTGGCTTTTTTAGGTGTGAGTATTGGTCTGTGTGTTCTTTTAGTGGCCATGGCTATAATGAATGGTTTTGATAAGGAATTTGAAAGAAAACTTTTTACAATGAACTATCCTATATCTATTTTACCACGTTTTGGAACAAATGTTGATGAAAAATTATTACAAGAATTAAGATTAAAATTTCCTAATTTAATTTTTAGTCCTTATATTAGTACTCAAGTGATAGCTAGAAATGATTTTAAACTAGAAGGAGGGGTATTATTTGGTGTAAATTTTGAGGATGAGAAAAAAATTAATGAGATTATCAATACAGCATTGGAAAACAAAGATATTCAAGATTTTGAAATCTTAATTGGAAATGGCTTAAAAAACGAATTTAATCTTGCATTTGACGATAAATTAACACTTATTTTTTCAAATTTAAATGCTAATGGTTTATCTTTAATACCACAAATAAAACGTTTTGATGTAAAAGCTTCTTTTTCTTCAGGCTTGTTAGCTTATGATAAAGCATATATGTATACAGATATAAAATCCCTAGCAAAAATTTTATCTTATCCTCAAGGGAGTTATGATGGCTTACATGTGTATTCTAAAAATCCTTTTAAGGATGTAAAACTTATAGAAGAATTTGTAGGAGCTAAATATATTAGTGTTGGATGGTGGGAACAAAATGGAAATTTTTTTGCAGCTTTAGCTTTGGAAAAAAGAGCACTTTTTATAGTACTGATGCTTATTATTTTGGTTGCAAGTTTAAATATAGTTAGTTCTTTACTTATGATAGTTATGAATCGACGCAATGAAATAGCTTTATTATTATCTTTAGGTGTAAGTAAAATAGAGATTAAAAAAACTTTTTTCTCTTTAGGATTTTTAATTGGTGGGAGTGGAATTGTTGTTGGTATGATTTTAGCAGCAATAGTTTTATATGTATTAGGAAATTTTGATATTATTTCTTTGCCAAGTGATGTGTATGGTATGAGTAAATTACCATTAGAGCTTTCTATTGTTGATTTTTTAGCAACTATTTTAGGTGCTATTATTATTATTGTTTTATCTTCGTATTATCCTGCTAAGAAAGCCACTCAAGTAAATATTTTAGATACTTTGAGAAATGAATAA
- a CDS encoding LPP20 family lipoprotein yields the protein MKKLILMFCLALGFSACALDQRNMSANKNQAPTNAATSSDVVVQKVDKDDVRSIIREEKMLANDINTDNDLTFTAVGEGIAPLNTVSVGQALALAKRAAITDAYRQLASKLYGVRVNGKDTVKDAMLKSSTITAQVNGLIKNASVVDQDFKDGLYRVNVELKIDSDKWKELFAY from the coding sequence ATGAAAAAACTTATTTTAATGTTTTGTTTAGCTCTAGGTTTTAGTGCTTGTGCTTTAGATCAAAGGAATATGAGTGCTAATAAAAATCAAGCTCCTACTAATGCAGCTACTTCAAGTGATGTTGTAGTTCAAAAAGTAGACAAAGATGATGTTCGTAGTATCATTCGAGAAGAAAAAATGCTTGCAAATGATATAAATACTGACAATGATTTAACTTTTACTGCAGTGGGTGAGGGTATAGCACCATTGAATACAGTTTCTGTAGGTCAAGCTTTAGCTTTAGCTAAAAGAGCAGCTATTACTGATGCTTATAGACAATTAGCTAGTAAGTTATATGGTGTAAGAGTTAATGGTAAAGATACAGTAAAAGATGCTATGCTTAAAAGCTCAACTATCACAGCTCAAGTAAATGGTCTTATTAAAAATGCAAGTGTTGTTGATCAAGACTTCAAAGATGGACTTTATAGAGTTAATGTAGAATTAAAAATTGATTCAGACAAGTGGAAAGAATTATTTGCTTACTAA